A DNA window from Staphylococcus warneri contains the following coding sequences:
- a CDS encoding aminopeptidase has product MSNYQDKLRQYAQLLVRVGMNVQDKQPVFIRSSVEALELTHLVVEEAYIAGASDVRVEYADPRLKRLKFEHESLDHFENNDVKSYDVEARMDFVKRGAANLAILTEDPDLLSGIDASKLKAYQLQYSKAYKGYMEASQKNQFPWVVAAFPSKAWAQRVYPDKSVEDAYTTFVDEVFDIVRVDGNDPIQNWQSHVKNLSVHADKLQKKQYKALHYLSEGTDLVVGLPKGHIWEDATSYVNGDQQAFIANIPTEEVFTAPDRNNVNGYVTNKLPLSFNGNIIDGFTLTFKDGEIIDFKADKGEDVLRDLLDTDEGAKRLGEVALVPDDSPISNRNTIFYNTLFDENASCHLAIGSAYGFNIEGGTEMTTEEKIASGLNDSNVHEDFMIGSADLTIYGILEDDTKELVFENGNWAN; this is encoded by the coding sequence ATGAGTAACTATCAAGACAAATTAAGACAATATGCACAGCTATTAGTTAGAGTAGGGATGAATGTCCAAGATAAGCAACCCGTATTTATTCGATCATCAGTTGAAGCATTGGAACTGACTCATTTAGTCGTTGAAGAGGCATACATTGCTGGTGCTTCAGATGTAAGAGTTGAGTATGCTGATCCACGTTTAAAACGATTAAAATTTGAACATGAATCTCTAGACCACTTTGAAAATAACGACGTTAAGTCATATGATGTTGAAGCTAGAATGGACTTTGTAAAAAGAGGGGCTGCAAATCTAGCAATTTTAACTGAAGATCCAGATTTATTAAGTGGTATCGATGCAAGTAAATTAAAAGCATATCAATTACAATATTCAAAAGCGTATAAAGGTTATATGGAAGCGAGTCAAAAGAATCAATTTCCATGGGTCGTAGCAGCATTTCCATCTAAAGCTTGGGCACAACGCGTTTATCCTGATAAATCAGTGGAAGACGCATATACAACTTTTGTTGATGAAGTGTTTGATATTGTACGAGTTGATGGTAACGATCCGATTCAAAATTGGCAATCTCATGTCAAGAATTTAAGTGTGCATGCTGATAAATTGCAGAAAAAACAATATAAAGCATTACACTATCTATCAGAAGGTACAGACTTAGTTGTTGGCTTACCAAAAGGACATATTTGGGAAGATGCGACTAGTTATGTCAATGGTGATCAACAGGCTTTTATTGCTAATATACCTACTGAAGAAGTATTCACTGCACCAGATAGAAACAACGTTAATGGATATGTGACAAATAAATTGCCTTTAAGTTTTAATGGTAATATTATTGATGGCTTTACATTGACATTCAAAGATGGAGAAATCATTGATTTTAAAGCAGATAAAGGTGAAGATGTGTTAAGAGACTTATTGGATACAGATGAAGGTGCTAAACGATTAGGTGAGGTTGCGTTAGTACCAGATGATTCACCAATTTCTAATCGTAATACAATCTTTTATAATACGTTATTTGATGAAAATGCATCTTGTCATCTAGCAATAGGTTCAGCATATGGGTTCAATATTGAAGGTGGGACAGAAATGACTACCGAAGAAAAAATTGCAAGTGGTTTAAATGATTCAAATGTGCATGAAGACTTTATGATTGGAAGTGCAGATTTAACTATTTATGGCATATTAGAAGATGATACAAAAGAACTCGTATTTGAAAATGGTAATTGGGCAAACTAA
- the vraR gene encoding two-component system response regulator VraR yields the protein MAIKVLFVDDHEMVRIGISSYLSTQSDIEVVGEGESGKDAIAKAHELQPDLILMDLLMDDMDGVEATTEIKKDLPHIKVVMLTSFIEDKEVYRALDAGVDSYILKTTSASDIAEAVRKTYNGESVFEPEVLVKMRNRMKKRAELYEMLTEREMEILLLIAKGYSNQEIASASHITIKTVKTHVSNILSKLEVQDRTQAVIYAFQHNLIQ from the coding sequence ATGGCGATTAAAGTATTATTTGTAGACGACCATGAGATGGTTAGAATAGGTATATCAAGTTACTTATCAACACAATCTGACATTGAAGTAGTGGGAGAAGGAGAGTCTGGGAAAGATGCAATTGCAAAGGCACACGAGTTACAACCAGATTTAATTCTAATGGACTTACTGATGGATGATATGGATGGTGTAGAAGCGACAACAGAAATAAAAAAGGATTTACCTCACATCAAAGTAGTAATGCTTACAAGTTTCATTGAAGATAAAGAAGTATATCGAGCTTTAGATGCTGGTGTAGATAGTTATATTTTAAAGACTACAAGTGCTAGTGATATCGCAGAAGCGGTTCGTAAAACATACAATGGTGAATCGGTGTTTGAACCAGAAGTATTAGTTAAAATGCGTAACAGAATGAAAAAACGCGCTGAGCTATATGAAATGTTAACAGAAAGAGAAATGGAAATTTTATTGTTAATTGCTAAAGGTTACTCCAATCAAGAGATTGCTAGTGCATCTCACATTACAATAAAAACAGTTAAAACACATGTAAGTAATATTCTAAGTAAATTAGAAGTTCAAGATAGAACACAAGCAGTCATTTATGCTTTCCAACATAACTTAATTCAATAA
- a CDS encoding SE1561 family protein, with amino-acid sequence MSEQQTIDQIKTRLNKFIEDIDHVNPDEVRVEDIDEWIGLLDQLEEKVKQVSK; translated from the coding sequence ATGAGTGAACAACAAACGATTGACCAAATTAAAACACGATTAAACAAATTTATTGAAGATATTGATCACGTAAACCCTGATGAAGTACGCGTTGAAGACATTGATGAGTGGATTGGATTATTAGACCAATTAGAAGAAAAAGTGAAACAAGTTTCAAAATAA
- a CDS encoding YfhH family protein gives MEQKKLSEMSEQELRHEIQTYKEKMRKAEMNGILNEYDVYQSKVIVAESYLVDRNQIELGRIYQLNDGSDQYFKVERLKGIFAWGFRIKSSEPEEGLPIALLKL, from the coding sequence ATGGAACAGAAGAAATTGAGTGAGATGTCTGAACAAGAATTAAGACATGAAATTCAAACATATAAAGAAAAAATGAGAAAAGCAGAAATGAACGGTATTTTAAATGAATATGACGTCTATCAAAGTAAAGTCATTGTAGCAGAAAGCTACCTTGTTGATCGTAACCAAATTGAGTTAGGCCGTATTTATCAATTAAATGATGGTAGTGATCAATATTTTAAAGTAGAAAGACTGAAAGGTATATTTGCTTGGGGCTTCAGAATTAAAAGTAGTGAACCCGAAGAAGGATTACCAATTGCATTATTAAAATTGTAG
- the sgtB gene encoding monofunctional peptidoglycan glycosyltransferase SgtB: MKRSDRFAQSNETYQQDMREPHYNTYYQPVGKPPKKKKSKRIFLRILIILTIIIVLFLGLMYFMSSRANVDDLKSIENKNDYVAADQMPEYVRGAFISLEDERFYKHHGFDFKGTSRALFSTLSDHDVQGGSTITQQVVKNYYYDNERSFTRKLKELFVAHKVEKQYDKNQILSFYLNNIYFGDNQYTVEGAANHYFGATTNKNNQNLKQISVLQSAILASKVNAPSVYNIEDMSDNFINRVKTNLEKMKQLHYISDEQYEEAMAQLGN; this comes from the coding sequence ATGAAAAGAAGCGATAGATTTGCACAATCGAATGAAACGTATCAACAAGATATGCGTGAACCTCACTATAATACTTATTATCAACCAGTAGGAAAACCACCTAAAAAGAAAAAAAGTAAACGTATTTTTTTAAGAATTTTAATCATATTAACAATTATTATTGTTCTATTTTTAGGATTAATGTATTTTATGTCTTCTAGAGCTAATGTAGATGATTTAAAATCGATAGAAAATAAAAATGATTACGTTGCTGCTGATCAAATGCCTGAATATGTAAGAGGTGCATTTATTTCGTTAGAAGATGAACGATTTTATAAGCACCATGGATTTGATTTTAAGGGTACTTCGCGTGCATTATTTTCAACATTAAGTGATCATGATGTTCAAGGTGGTAGCACGATTACACAACAAGTTGTTAAAAATTATTATTACGATAATGAACGTTCATTTACAAGAAAATTAAAAGAATTATTTGTTGCACACAAAGTTGAGAAACAATATGATAAAAACCAAATACTAAGTTTTTATTTAAATAATATATATTTTGGTGATAATCAATATACGGTTGAAGGTGCAGCCAATCATTATTTCGGTGCAACTACTAACAAAAACAATCAAAACTTAAAGCAAATTAGTGTATTGCAAAGTGCTATATTAGCTAGTAAAGTCAATGCACCAAGTGTTTATAATATCGAAGATATGTCTGATAATTTTATAAATAGAGTTAAAACAAACTTAGAAAAGATGAAGCAACTTCATTATATTTCTGATGAACAATATGAAGAAGCAATGGCACAATTAGGTAACTAA
- the liaF gene encoding cell wall-active antibiotics response protein LiaF: MTHKYISTELLIVFTALMIIANFYYIFFEKIGFLLVLLLGCVLVYVGYIYFHKVRGLLSFWIGTLLIAFTLLSNKYTIIILFIFLLILIVRYLIYKFKPLKVTATEEEVTSPAFIKQKWFGEQRTPVYVYKWEDVQIQHGIGDIHIDLTKAANIKDNNTIVVRHILGKVQVIVPLNYNINIHATAFYGSANINEKLYKIENNNIHVEEKTKEENYTVNVYVSTFIGDLEVIYR; encoded by the coding sequence ATGACACATAAATATATATCAACAGAATTGTTGATAGTTTTTACAGCATTAATGATTATTGCTAATTTTTATTATATATTCTTTGAAAAAATAGGCTTTTTACTCGTTTTACTTTTAGGATGTGTACTTGTCTATGTAGGATATATTTACTTTCATAAAGTACGAGGTTTGTTATCCTTTTGGATTGGTACTTTATTAATTGCATTCACCTTATTATCTAATAAATATACGATTATCATTTTGTTTATATTTTTATTGATATTAATTGTAAGGTACTTAATTTATAAATTTAAACCTTTAAAAGTAACAGCAACTGAAGAAGAAGTTACATCGCCAGCATTTATTAAGCAGAAATGGTTTGGTGAGCAACGTACACCAGTATATGTATATAAGTGGGAAGATGTTCAAATCCAACATGGAATTGGAGATATTCATATCGATTTGACTAAAGCCGCGAATATTAAAGATAACAATACTATTGTTGTGAGACATATATTAGGTAAAGTTCAAGTGATTGTGCCATTAAATTATAATATTAATATCCATGCTACTGCATTTTATGGTTCAGCAAATATAAATGAAAAATTATATAAGATAGAGAATAATAATATTCATGTTGAAGAGAAGACAAAAGAAGAAAATTATACGGTTAATGTCTATGTATCAACATTTATTGGTGACCTAGAGGTGATATATAGATGA
- a CDS encoding low molecular weight protein-tyrosine-phosphatase, translating to MVDVAFVCLGNICRSPMAEAIMRQRLQDRGIKDVQVHSRGTGKWNLGEPPHEGTQKILNEHQIPFDGMISELFEPTDDFDYIIAMDQSNIENIKAINPNIQGQLFKLLEFSNMEESDVPDPYYTNNFEGVYKMVQSSCDHLIDYIVKDANLKEG from the coding sequence ATGGTAGACGTTGCTTTTGTATGTCTTGGAAATATTTGCCGTTCTCCAATGGCTGAAGCTATCATGAGACAAAGACTTCAAGACAGAGGCATTAAAGATGTTCAAGTACATTCTCGTGGCACTGGAAAATGGAATTTAGGAGAACCTCCACATGAAGGTACTCAAAAGATTCTTAATGAACATCAAATTCCTTTTGATGGTATGATTAGTGAGCTATTTGAACCAACAGATGATTTTGACTATATTATTGCAATGGATCAAAGTAATATAGAAAATATCAAAGCAATTAATCCTAACATTCAAGGACAATTGTTCAAACTGTTAGAATTTAGTAATATGGAAGAAAGTGATGTACCAGATCCATACTACACAAACAATTTTGAAGGTGTATATAAAATGGTACAATCATCTTGTGATCATTTAATTGACTACATCGTAAAAGATGCAAATTTGAAAGAGGGGTAA
- the recX gene encoding recombination regulator RecX: MPKITKLEVQKKNKERFNLYLDNEFEMGIDIDTLVKFNLKKDQILEPSDMEQIQKHDHYRRGLNDAIQFLSYRKRTEKEVRQHLLKNEVSEGAIQQVIDYCYQEKLIDHDDYAESLKNTMINTTDKGPEIYKQKLYQAGIEPNIIDQYTEIYLEQQPLEDIVKVANKVIRTKKGPTSKLKQKVMQSLMQKGYTMERIKEAMDELDFTEDEDQLDYMLQTDLEKVYNKQQRKYEGQQVIRKTIETLMRKGYKYDKIKSKLEESGIEHGTEEIE, from the coding sequence ATGCCTAAAATCACTAAGTTAGAAGTTCAAAAGAAAAATAAAGAAAGATTTAATCTATATCTTGATAACGAGTTTGAAATGGGCATTGATATTGATACTTTAGTTAAATTTAATTTAAAGAAAGATCAAATACTAGAGCCCTCAGATATGGAACAAATACAAAAGCATGATCATTATCGTAGAGGTTTAAATGATGCAATTCAATTTCTATCATATCGAAAACGCACTGAAAAAGAAGTTAGACAGCATTTATTAAAAAACGAAGTTTCTGAAGGGGCAATTCAACAAGTCATAGATTATTGTTACCAAGAAAAACTAATAGACCATGATGACTATGCAGAAAGTTTAAAAAATACAATGATTAATACAACTGATAAAGGTCCTGAAATATATAAGCAAAAGTTGTATCAAGCTGGTATAGAACCTAATATCATTGACCAATATACAGAAATTTATTTAGAACAGCAGCCACTAGAGGATATAGTTAAAGTTGCGAATAAAGTAATACGAACTAAAAAAGGTCCGACGTCTAAGCTAAAACAAAAAGTCATGCAATCATTGATGCAAAAAGGGTATACGATGGAAAGAATTAAAGAAGCTATGGATGAATTAGATTTCACAGAAGACGAAGACCAACTTGATTATATGTTACAAACAGATTTAGAAAAAGTATATAACAAGCAACAAAGAAAATATGAAGGTCAACAAGTTATTAGAAAAACGATAGAAACGCTTATGAGAAAAGGCTATAAATATGATAAAATTAAATCTAAATTAGAAGAAAGTGGTATCGAACATGGAACAGAAGAAATTGAGTGA
- a CDS encoding DUF1128 domain-containing protein encodes MALSNEEMITEIRQKLNIVNKALIDPDKFKEANHDEIKEIHQFVTSKDSFSPSEVTAIADALGQLRQ; translated from the coding sequence GTGGCATTATCTAATGAAGAGATGATTACTGAGATTAGACAAAAATTAAATATTGTCAATAAAGCACTTATCGATCCAGATAAATTTAAAGAGGCAAATCATGATGAAATTAAAGAAATTCACCAATTTGTCACTTCAAAAGATTCTTTTTCACCTAGCGAAGTCACTGCAATTGCAGATGCACTAGGACAATTACGACAATAA
- a CDS encoding sensor histidine kinase has protein sequence MNHYIRAIGSMLILIYSMLTAFLFIDKVFVNIIYFQGMFYTQIFGIPVFLFLNIIVILLCIIVGSVLAYKINQQNDWIKTQIERSIEGETVGINDQNIELYSETLEIYHTLVPLNQELHRLRMKTQNLTNENYNMNDVKVKKIIEDERQRLARELHDSVSQQLFAASMMLSAIKETQLEPPLDQQIPVLEKMVQDSQLEMRALLLHLRPLGLKDKSLGEGIKDLVIDLQKKVPMKVVHEIQEFKVPKGIEDHLFRITQEAISNTLRHSNGTRVTVELFNKQDYLLLRIQDNGKGFNVDEKLEQSYGLKNMRERALEIGATFHIVSLPDSGTRIEVKAPLNKEDSYGD, from the coding sequence ATGAATCACTATATAAGAGCTATTGGGTCAATGCTGATATTGATATATAGTATGTTAACGGCGTTCTTATTTATTGATAAAGTTTTTGTCAACATCATTTACTTTCAAGGAATGTTTTATACACAAATTTTCGGTATTCCAGTGTTCTTATTTTTAAATATTATAGTTATATTATTATGTATTATAGTTGGATCAGTTCTAGCATATAAAATTAATCAACAGAATGATTGGATTAAAACTCAAATTGAGCGATCAATTGAAGGGGAAACTGTTGGAATTAATGATCAAAATATTGAATTGTATAGCGAGACGTTAGAAATATATCATACACTTGTCCCGTTAAATCAAGAGTTACATCGATTAAGAATGAAAACACAAAATTTAACTAACGAAAATTACAATATGAATGATGTTAAAGTTAAAAAGATTATTGAAGATGAGCGACAACGCTTAGCTAGAGAATTACATGATTCTGTAAGCCAACAATTATTCGCTGCGAGTATGATGTTATCTGCAATAAAAGAAACACAGTTAGAACCACCATTAGATCAACAAATACCCGTACTTGAAAAGATGGTCCAAGATTCACAACTAGAGATGAGAGCATTGTTACTTCATTTAAGACCATTAGGATTAAAAGATAAATCATTAGGTGAAGGTATTAAAGATTTAGTCATTGACCTTCAAAAGAAAGTACCAATGAAAGTAGTGCATGAAATTCAAGAATTTAAAGTGCCAAAAGGAATTGAGGATCATTTATTCAGAATTACACAAGAAGCAATTTCAAATACATTGAGACATTCTAATGGCACAAGAGTAACGGTTGAATTATTTAATAAGCAAGATTATCTGCTTTTACGTATACAAGATAATGGTAAAGGTTTTAATGTAGATGAGAAACTTGAACAAAGTTATGGATTAAAGAATATGCGTGAACGTGCACTAGAAATTGGTGCTACCTTCCATATCGTATCGTTACCAGACTCTGGTACACGTATTGAAGTTAAAGCACCATTAAACAAGGAGGATTCGTATGGCGATTAA
- a CDS encoding YtxH domain-containing protein has translation MENKFIPGVLLGAVIGGAATLADKSTRNSLKQSFSNVKEGKKSQKPSKVSSIKDEVMYWKDVIEEIRRNNPELERSIKDAKDTFVNRKNERISK, from the coding sequence ATGGAAAACAAATTCATTCCTGGTGTATTATTAGGCGCTGTTATCGGTGGCGCAGCAACATTAGCTGATAAATCAACTCGTAATTCATTAAAACAATCATTCTCTAATGTTAAAGAAGGCAAAAAATCTCAAAAACCTTCTAAAGTGAGTAGCATTAAAGATGAAGTAATGTACTGGAAAGATGTTATCGAAGAAATTCGTCGTAACAATCCAGAATTAGAACGTTCTATTAAAGATGCTAAAGACACATTTGTTAATAGAAAAAATGAACGTATTAGTAAGTAA
- the yfkAB gene encoding radical SAM/CxCxxxxC motif protein YfkAB yields the protein MLTTNKQPISIYNDPWEAYNDVIDNGQLTLSNIEFTTTNLCNMRCSHCAVGYTLQTKDPEPLPMDIIYRRLDEIPNLRTLSITGGEPMFSKKSIKNVVKPLLKYAHQRGIYVQMNSNLTLPQDRYLDIAEYIDVMHISHNWGTIQEFTDVGFGAMKKQPPLKAKLKLYEQMLDNASTLSEQGMFVSAETMLNQSTLPYLNKIHQEIVNDMKCSRHEVHPMYPADFASSLNVLSLKEMKEAIHHLLDIRNEDTWMLFGTLPIYPCINDENDQLLLQRLRNAKNVTMRNDPDGRSRLNVNVFTGNVIVTDFGDENGTISNIQKDKLTDVFNQWLNSDLAQSLNCHCAEYQCLGPNVLVKNMYYPNTDFRENEKAMHAKHIFS from the coding sequence ATGTTAACAACTAATAAACAACCTATTTCAATATATAACGATCCTTGGGAAGCCTATAATGATGTCATTGATAATGGGCAACTTACTTTAAGTAATATAGAGTTTACAACTACTAATTTATGTAATATGAGATGTAGTCATTGTGCGGTTGGTTATACACTTCAAACAAAGGACCCCGAACCCTTACCCATGGATATTATATACCGTAGATTAGATGAAATACCAAATTTACGTACGTTATCAATTACAGGTGGCGAACCCATGTTCTCAAAAAAATCCATCAAAAATGTTGTTAAACCATTATTAAAATATGCACATCAGCGTGGGATTTACGTTCAAATGAATTCAAATTTAACATTGCCACAAGATAGATATCTAGATATCGCTGAGTATATCGATGTGATGCATATTTCTCATAACTGGGGTACTATCCAAGAATTTACAGATGTGGGATTCGGTGCTATGAAAAAACAACCACCTTTGAAAGCGAAACTCAAACTATATGAACAAATGCTTGATAACGCTAGCACGCTCTCTGAGCAAGGTATGTTCGTTTCCGCAGAAACAATGTTGAATCAAAGTACTTTACCCTATTTAAATAAAATCCATCAAGAGATTGTGAACGATATGAAATGTAGTCGCCATGAGGTACATCCAATGTACCCTGCTGACTTTGCTAGTTCATTAAATGTGTTGTCATTAAAAGAAATGAAAGAAGCAATACATCATTTATTAGATATTAGAAACGAAGATACATGGATGCTTTTTGGTACATTACCTATTTATCCATGTATTAATGACGAAAATGACCAACTTTTATTACAACGATTAAGAAATGCTAAAAACGTTACGATGCGAAATGACCCAGATGGTCGTAGCCGTTTAAATGTAAATGTATTTACAGGTAATGTCATTGTTACTGATTTTGGTGATGAAAATGGTACTATCTCTAATATTCAAAAAGATAAACTGACTGATGTTTTTAATCAATGGCTCAATTCTGATTTAGCACAATCACTCAACTGTCATTGTGCTGAATATCAGTGCTTAGGACCCAATGTTTTAGTGAAAAATATGTACTACCCTAATACAGATTTCAGAGAAAATGAAAAAGCAATGCATGCTAAACATATTTTCTCGTAA
- a CDS encoding YihY/virulence factor BrkB family protein — protein sequence MSKKEKTSSKFLNSAKEYEEHKDDKNSDNKIKVDRTYIEPQEFQSKEPKKDNQVFFLSRLNKPAKYTKNSNFFSYLVYRIGKDDASGLAAQMTYHFVLAMFPMLIFLLTLLPFFNIEQSQITSMLSSAPSETSSIIKGVIGDVTKNSSGGLLSVGLILAIWSASNGMTAIMNSFNVAYDVEDSRNGILLKLLSVVFTVVMGVVFAIAMALPTLGSAISHYLFGPLGLDSEVKWVFNLIRVVLPLIIILVLFIVLYSVAPNVKTKILSVLPGAIFTSIIWLLGSFAFGWYISNFGNYSKTYGSIAGIIILLIWLYLTSFIIIIGAEINAIIHQRHVIKGETPEEAALKHDDNNQNHYNEDTTYEYNDHREIGKDEDYNIDKDANDKYQEDQSTMKDKIVNKIKNNDSEDKHS from the coding sequence ATGTCAAAGAAAGAAAAAACAAGTTCCAAATTCCTTAACTCTGCAAAAGAATACGAAGAGCATAAGGATGACAAAAATAGTGATAATAAAATTAAAGTAGACCGTACATATATTGAACCACAGGAGTTTCAATCTAAGGAACCTAAGAAAGATAATCAAGTTTTCTTCTTATCAAGATTAAACAAACCTGCTAAATATACAAAGAATTCAAATTTCTTTTCATATTTAGTTTATCGAATTGGTAAAGATGATGCTTCAGGTTTAGCAGCACAAATGACTTATCATTTCGTTCTTGCGATGTTCCCTATGTTGATTTTCTTATTAACATTGTTACCATTCTTTAATATTGAACAAAGCCAAATTACTAGCATGTTAAGCAGTGCACCATCTGAAACATCATCAATCATAAAAGGTGTTATTGGCGATGTAACGAAGAACTCAAGTGGTGGCTTACTATCTGTCGGTTTGATCTTAGCAATTTGGTCAGCTTCAAACGGTATGACAGCAATTATGAACTCATTTAACGTTGCTTACGATGTTGAAGATAGTCGTAACGGTATTTTACTAAAACTTCTAAGTGTTGTATTTACAGTAGTAATGGGTGTTGTATTTGCTATCGCAATGGCATTACCAACATTAGGTTCTGCAATAAGTCATTACTTATTCGGGCCATTAGGCTTAGATTCTGAAGTGAAATGGGTATTCAATTTAATAAGAGTGGTATTACCACTTATCATCATTTTAGTTTTATTTATTGTGCTATATTCAGTTGCACCTAATGTAAAAACAAAAATCCTATCTGTATTGCCAGGTGCTATTTTTACTTCTATCATTTGGTTACTAGGATCATTTGCATTTGGTTGGTATATTTCTAACTTTGGTAACTATTCTAAAACGTATGGTAGTATCGCAGGTATCATTATTTTATTAATTTGGTTATACTTAACAAGTTTCATCATTATTATAGGCGCAGAAATCAATGCGATTATTCACCAACGTCATGTAATTAAAGGTGAAACACCAGAAGAAGCAGCATTGAAACATGATGATAACAACCAAAACCATTACAACGAAGATACAACTTATGAATATAATGATCATCGTGAAATTGGTAAAGATGAAGATTATAATATTGATAAAGATGCTAATGACAAGTATCAAGAAGATCAAAGTACAATGAAAGATAAAATTGTTAATAAAATTAAAAATAATGATTCTGAAGATAAACATTCTTAA
- a CDS encoding type 1 glutamine amidotransferase domain-containing protein, translating to MSKKVAIILADEFEDIELTSPKEALENAGIETVIVGDNENQEVVGKHGEKATVQVSIADAKPEDYDGLLIPGGFAPDHLRGDAEGRYGTFAKYFTTNDVPAFAICHGPQVLIDTDDLNGRTLTAVLNVRKDLSNAGAHVVDESVVVDNNIVTSRTPDDLDDFNREIVKQLED from the coding sequence ATGAGTAAAAAAGTAGCTATTATTTTAGCAGATGAATTTGAAGATATAGAATTAACAAGCCCTAAAGAAGCATTAGAAAATGCTGGCATTGAAACTGTTATTGTTGGAGATAACGAAAACCAAGAGGTTGTAGGTAAACATGGTGAAAAAGCAACAGTTCAAGTAAGTATTGCCGATGCTAAACCAGAAGATTACGATGGTTTATTAATACCAGGTGGATTTGCACCAGACCATTTACGTGGTGATGCAGAAGGTAGATACGGCACTTTTGCTAAATATTTCACAACAAATGATGTACCTGCTTTCGCAATTTGCCATGGTCCTCAAGTATTAATTGATACTGATGATTTAAATGGTAGAACATTAACAGCAGTATTAAATGTTCGAAAAGACCTATCTAATGCGGGTGCTCATGTTGTAGACGAATCAGTAGTTGTAGATAACAACATTGTAACGAGTCGTACACCAGATGATTTAGATGATTTTAACAGAGAAATTGTTAAACAACTAGAAGACTAA
- a CDS encoding acyl-CoA thioesterase: MAKQQVTKKAMSESKSLKSRQVYPQDTNHHHTMFGGTLMANVDEIAAITAMKHAGNSVVTASTDSVDFLLPIKNGDILSYEAMVSYTGSSSMEVCVQIIIEDVFEGERKLAALSFLTFVALDQSGKPTQVPQVYPEDKVEKWFHETAPQRVARRKERRDESKNTIEYLSKIQHIER; this comes from the coding sequence ATGGCAAAACAACAAGTGACTAAAAAAGCAATGTCAGAATCTAAAAGTTTGAAGTCTAGACAAGTCTACCCACAAGATACAAATCATCATCATACAATGTTTGGTGGTACATTAATGGCTAATGTTGATGAAATTGCAGCAATTACTGCAATGAAACATGCTGGTAACTCAGTTGTTACAGCATCGACAGATTCTGTTGATTTTTTACTACCGATTAAAAATGGGGATATTTTATCATATGAAGCGATGGTTTCGTACACAGGTAGTAGTTCAATGGAGGTATGTGTACAAATTATTATTGAAGATGTGTTCGAAGGTGAACGAAAATTAGCTGCCCTCAGCTTTTTAACTTTCGTTGCATTGGACCAAAGTGGTAAACCAACACAAGTACCTCAAGTCTATCCAGAAGATAAAGTTGAAAAATGGTTCCATGAAACTGCGCCACAACGTGTGGCCCGTCGCAAAGAACGTCGTGATGAAAGCAAAAATACAATCGAGTATTTATCAAAAATCCAACATATTGAAAGATAA